A DNA window from Bradyrhizobium sp. CCBAU 53421 contains the following coding sequences:
- a CDS encoding branched-chain amino acid ABC transporter permease — protein sequence MSAELFSVFYQFADVFAFLILSAAGLAIVFGMMGVINMAHGEFIMCGAYVTVGLVNLGVPLPIAQILAALTAGIIGMIVELLIVRRFYKRPLDSLLATWGLSLIVTQSMLLIIGSAVRGIGTPEGSFAIGGYTFSTYRLVLFVCAVAVLGGLYIIFMKTRFGVIARATMQNAAMAKALGARTGRIYSISFGIGTALAGLCGALYAPTMTLIPTMGATFVVESFVTVVIGGANVLLGTAPAAVFLAMIRMALNASYGQIIGQIGMLFAVILIIRVLPEGLSSVLVRRGR from the coding sequence ATGTCGGCTGAACTCTTCTCGGTATTCTATCAGTTCGCCGACGTCTTCGCGTTCCTGATCCTGTCCGCGGCGGGCCTTGCCATCGTGTTCGGCATGATGGGCGTCATCAACATGGCGCATGGCGAGTTCATCATGTGCGGGGCCTATGTGACCGTAGGTCTCGTGAATCTCGGCGTGCCGCTGCCGATCGCCCAGATCCTGGCTGCCCTGACCGCGGGGATCATCGGCATGATCGTCGAGCTCCTGATCGTGCGCCGCTTCTACAAGCGTCCGCTCGACTCGCTGCTTGCCACCTGGGGCCTCAGCCTGATCGTGACGCAGTCGATGCTGCTGATCATCGGCTCCGCGGTGCGCGGCATCGGTACGCCGGAAGGAAGTTTTGCGATCGGGGGCTACACGTTCTCGACTTACCGCCTGGTGCTGTTCGTCTGCGCGGTCGCTGTTCTTGGCGGGCTCTACATCATCTTCATGAAGACACGCTTCGGCGTGATCGCGCGGGCGACGATGCAGAACGCCGCGATGGCGAAGGCGCTCGGCGCGCGCACCGGGCGCATCTATTCCATCAGCTTCGGGATCGGCACGGCGCTCGCGGGGCTCTGCGGTGCGCTTTACGCGCCGACCATGACGCTGATCCCGACCATGGGCGCGACCTTCGTGGTCGAGAGCTTTGTCACCGTGGTGATCGGCGGCGCCAATGTTCTGCTCGGAACCGCGCCGGCCGCGGTATTCCTGGCGATGATCCGGATGGCGCTGAATGCGAGCTATGGTCAGATCATCGGGCAGATCGGCATGCTGTTTGCCGTGATCCTGATCATACGTGTGCTGCCTGAGGGGCTATCCAGCGTGTTGGTTCGTCGTGGGCGCTAG
- a CDS encoding urea ABC transporter substrate-binding protein, protein MALLGAMLGTAAIGAAQAAEPPLKVGLLEDVSGDLAFMGMPKLHGSQLAVEEINKSGGILGRQIELIHLDPQGDNARYQEFGRRLLNRDKVDVLIGGITSASREALRPIVDRTTTPYFYTNQYEGGVCDASMVSMGAVPEQQFSTLIPWMVQKFGKKVYVIAADYNFGQISAEWNRKIMKDLGGEVVGEEFIPLGVSQFAQTIQNIQKAKPDWLLTINVGAAQDSFFEQAAAANLNLPMGSSIKVMLGFEHKRFKPPALNNMHATANWFEEIDTPEANDFKKRWHAKFPDELYINDMGYNAYNALYMYKALVEKAKSTKLEDMRKVIATGDACIDAPEGKVCIDPKSQHTSHRMRLISVGPKHEVTVEKDYGTIQPYWLGEIGCDLTKKNDKD, encoded by the coding sequence ATGGCTTTGCTTGGTGCAATGCTCGGGACCGCGGCAATTGGCGCTGCCCAGGCGGCAGAACCGCCGCTAAAGGTCGGCCTGCTGGAGGACGTCTCCGGCGACCTCGCGTTCATGGGTATGCCGAAGCTGCACGGCTCGCAGCTCGCGGTCGAGGAGATCAACAAGAGCGGCGGCATTCTCGGACGCCAGATCGAGCTGATTCACCTTGATCCCCAAGGTGACAATGCCCGCTACCAGGAGTTCGGCCGGCGGCTGCTCAATCGCGACAAGGTCGATGTGCTGATCGGCGGCATCACCTCGGCCTCGCGCGAGGCATTGCGCCCGATCGTCGATCGCACCACCACGCCATATTTCTATACGAACCAGTATGAAGGCGGCGTCTGCGATGCCTCCATGGTCAGCATGGGCGCGGTGCCGGAGCAGCAGTTCTCGACGCTGATCCCCTGGATGGTCCAGAAGTTCGGCAAGAAGGTCTACGTGATCGCCGCCGACTACAATTTCGGCCAGATCTCCGCGGAGTGGAACCGCAAGATCATGAAGGACCTCGGCGGCGAGGTCGTCGGCGAGGAGTTCATCCCGCTCGGCGTGTCGCAATTCGCGCAGACGATCCAGAACATCCAGAAGGCGAAGCCGGATTGGCTGCTGACGATCAACGTCGGCGCCGCCCAGGACTCGTTCTTCGAGCAGGCCGCCGCGGCCAACCTCAATCTGCCGATGGGGTCCTCGATCAAGGTCATGCTCGGCTTCGAGCACAAGCGGTTCAAGCCGCCGGCGCTCAACAACATGCATGCGACCGCCAACTGGTTCGAGGAGATCGATACGCCCGAAGCCAACGACTTCAAGAAGCGCTGGCACGCCAAATTCCCCGACGAACTCTACATCAACGACATGGGCTACAACGCCTATAACGCGCTCTACATGTACAAGGCGCTGGTCGAGAAGGCCAAGTCGACCAAGCTCGAGGACATGCGCAAGGTGATCGCGACCGGCGATGCCTGCATCGACGCTCCCGAGGGCAAGGTCTGCATCGACCCGAAGAGCCAGCACACGTCGCACCGCATGCGTCTGATCTCGGTCGGGCCCAAGCATGAGGTGACCGTCGAGAAGGACTACGGGACGATTCAGCCGTACTGGCTCGGCGAGATCGGCTGCGACCTCACCAAGAAGAACGACAAGGATTAG
- a CDS encoding acetamidase/formamidase family protein, producing the protein MTEDWLNSSIMAKRAVAKGATGTTHSLTIEQQGGFHYVYGPYAKPTLSIDPGGVVVVETEDAFGGVLTSESDSPTAKLNFPYLNPQCGPIAVKGAKKGDCLAVYIRDVETRGAQPAGTTCIIPEFGGLVGTASTALLNPPLPERVKKLHVDRNGVRWNDKITLPYEPFIGTIGVSPEIEAISSLQPDYHGGNMDLPDVAPGAIIYFPVHAEGGLLYVGDCHATQGDGELSGVALEQRATVTLQIDLIKNWSFAWPRLETRDFIMTIGSARPLEDAARIAYRELVRWMSADYGFDEIDAYMLLSQAGRMRLGNMVDPKYTMGASILKNYLKA; encoded by the coding sequence ATGACCGAAGACTGGTTGAATAGTTCCATCATGGCCAAGCGAGCCGTCGCAAAAGGTGCGACCGGCACGACCCATAGTCTGACGATCGAGCAGCAGGGCGGATTCCATTACGTCTATGGACCCTATGCCAAGCCGACCCTGTCGATCGATCCCGGCGGGGTCGTCGTCGTCGAGACCGAAGATGCCTTCGGCGGCGTGCTCACCAGCGAAAGCGACAGCCCCACGGCGAAACTGAACTTCCCCTATCTGAACCCGCAATGCGGGCCGATCGCGGTCAAGGGCGCCAAGAAGGGCGATTGCCTCGCCGTCTATATCCGCGACGTCGAGACCCGCGGCGCGCAGCCGGCAGGCACCACCTGCATCATTCCGGAATTCGGCGGCCTGGTCGGGACCGCATCCACGGCGCTGCTCAATCCGCCGCTGCCGGAACGCGTCAAGAAGCTGCATGTCGACCGCAACGGCGTGCGCTGGAACGACAAGATCACGCTGCCCTACGAGCCGTTCATCGGCACGATCGGCGTCTCGCCCGAGATCGAGGCGATCTCCTCGCTGCAGCCCGACTATCACGGCGGCAACATGGACCTGCCCGACGTGGCGCCCGGTGCGATCATCTATTTTCCGGTCCACGCCGAGGGCGGGCTGCTTTATGTCGGCGATTGCCACGCCACGCAGGGCGACGGCGAGCTCTCGGGCGTCGCGCTCGAACAGCGCGCCACCGTGACGCTGCAGATCGATCTGATCAAGAACTGGAGCTTCGCCTGGCCGCGGCTCGAGACGCGAGACTTCATCATGACGATCGGCAGCGCGCGGCCGCTCGAAGACGCGGCGCGGATCGCCTATCGCGAACTGGTGCGCTGGATGAGCGCCGATTACGGCTTCGATGAGATCGATGCCTACATGCTGCTCAGCCAGGCCGGCCGGATGCGGCTCGGCAACATGGTCGACCCCAAATACACGATGGGGGCGTCGATCTTGAAGAACTACCTCAAGGCGTGA
- a CDS encoding amidase gives MPTTELHYLGLIEVGRQIQARKLSPVEVTKAMLGRIEQLDGKLKSYAYVMGDAALSEAAAAEKEIASGKIKGPLHGVPIAVKDLCWAKGAPAAHGMTIHRDFRPSEDATVVARLKDAGAIILGKLQQTEGAYADHHPKIDPPKNPWNADLWSGASSSGSGVATAAGLCFGSLGTDTGGSICFPSAANGITGLKPTWGRVSRYGAFELAATLDHIGPMARSAADCGVILGVIAGQDPKDTTSVPLAVPDYLAGLTGDLRGVTIGVDRRWTSEGTDEAAGKVLSEGLRVAADLGATIKEITFADPKAVIEDWFPLCGIEVAVAHEETYPARKDEYGPALAGLLDLGRAQSGMDYQKIVLRREAFRGAVRLLFETVDLIAVPAQAFAAPTLAKMAALGEDPSLITGLLRFTCPFDMTGSPTVTLPGGFAPNGGPVAFQFVGRHFDEASLVRAGDAFQRVTDWHKRHPAI, from the coding sequence ATGCCGACGACGGAACTTCACTATCTCGGGCTCATTGAGGTCGGGCGGCAAATCCAGGCCAGGAAACTCTCGCCGGTCGAGGTGACCAAAGCGATGCTCGGCCGGATCGAGCAGCTCGACGGCAAGCTCAAGAGTTACGCGTATGTGATGGGCGACGCAGCGCTTTCCGAAGCTGCGGCCGCCGAAAAGGAGATTGCGTCCGGCAAGATCAAGGGGCCGCTGCACGGCGTGCCGATCGCGGTCAAGGATTTGTGCTGGGCCAAGGGCGCGCCGGCCGCGCATGGCATGACCATCCACCGTGATTTCCGGCCGAGCGAGGATGCCACGGTCGTTGCGCGGCTCAAGGATGCCGGCGCGATCATTCTCGGCAAGCTGCAGCAGACCGAGGGCGCCTATGCCGATCATCACCCGAAGATCGATCCGCCGAAGAATCCGTGGAATGCCGATCTGTGGTCCGGCGCGTCGTCGAGCGGTTCCGGCGTCGCCACCGCGGCGGGACTCTGCTTCGGTTCGCTTGGAACCGACACCGGCGGCTCGATCTGCTTTCCGTCGGCGGCCAACGGCATCACCGGGCTGAAGCCGACCTGGGGGCGCGTCAGCCGTTACGGCGCATTCGAGCTCGCCGCAACGCTGGATCACATCGGGCCAATGGCGCGCAGCGCGGCCGATTGCGGGGTGATCCTCGGCGTGATCGCGGGGCAGGATCCCAAGGACACCACGTCGGTACCGCTAGCCGTGCCGGACTATCTCGCCGGCCTGACCGGAGATTTGCGCGGTGTGACGATCGGGGTCGATCGGCGCTGGACCAGCGAGGGCACCGATGAGGCGGCCGGCAAGGTGCTCAGCGAAGGTCTGCGTGTTGCCGCTGATCTCGGCGCGACGATCAAGGAGATCACGTTCGCCGATCCGAAGGCGGTGATCGAGGACTGGTTCCCACTGTGCGGCATCGAGGTGGCGGTCGCCCACGAAGAAACCTATCCCGCGCGCAAGGATGAATACGGTCCCGCGCTCGCCGGTTTGCTCGATCTCGGCCGGGCGCAGTCCGGCATGGACTATCAGAAGATCGTGCTGCGGCGCGAAGCCTTTCGCGGCGCCGTGCGGCTGCTGTTCGAGACGGTCGATCTCATCGCAGTTCCAGCTCAGGCGTTCGCTGCGCCGACATTGGCCAAGATGGCGGCGCTGGGCGAGGACCCGTCGCTGATCACGGGGCTGCTGCGCTTCACCTGTCCGTTCGACATGACCGGCAGCCCGACCGTGACGCTTCCCGGCGGCTTCGCGCCAAACGGCGGTCCGGTCGCCTTCCAGTTCGTTGGCCGTCATTTCGACGAGGCAAGTCTCGTCCGCGCTGGCGATGCCTTCCAGCGCGTCACCGACTGGCACAAGCGCCACCCCGCGATCTGA
- a CDS encoding transporter substrate-binding domain-containing protein: MTKPSIPVGIICSQHGPYQAMGREILKSAMMAVDEINEQDEFDFAISAHVRDPRGIISEYHTVCDDLIRNVGVEHIIGCYTSASRKQVLPIVERTDRLLWYPARYEGFECSDNVIYVGASPNHNVLPLVRYVLDNLSREIFCVGSNYVWTWETNRVTRELVTAARGRILAERLLELGESAVTHIVDEIVRRRPPVVFNTLVGSSSYDFIRAFHAATLAAGLDIPMLSCSLCEPELKIAGPASAGCITSSAYFESIRLPENQAFVARWKARHGDHSIPSVDGQSAYVAVYLLARALQRAGTSDIGEVRRAAAGHRYNSPQGPVWIDGSNNHCVLTPRLAVSNAEGQFDIFWEAEAPVKPDPYLTQLDIAASPARDGTSPNAPHLRVVK; encoded by the coding sequence ATGACAAAGCCGTCCATTCCCGTTGGCATCATCTGCTCGCAGCACGGGCCCTATCAGGCCATGGGGCGCGAGATCCTGAAGAGCGCCATGATGGCGGTCGACGAGATCAACGAGCAGGACGAGTTCGACTTCGCGATATCGGCGCATGTCCGCGATCCCCGCGGAATCATTTCGGAATACCATACGGTCTGCGACGACCTCATTCGCAATGTCGGGGTCGAGCACATCATCGGCTGCTACACTTCGGCCTCGCGCAAGCAGGTGCTCCCGATCGTCGAGCGCACCGACCGCCTGCTCTGGTATCCGGCCCGCTACGAGGGCTTCGAATGCTCCGACAACGTCATCTATGTCGGCGCCTCGCCCAATCACAACGTGCTGCCGCTGGTGCGCTACGTGCTCGACAATCTGTCGCGGGAGATATTCTGCGTCGGCTCCAACTATGTCTGGACCTGGGAAACCAACCGGGTCACCCGCGAGCTGGTGACGGCGGCGCGGGGACGCATTCTCGCCGAACGCCTGCTCGAGCTCGGCGAGAGCGCGGTCACGCACATCGTCGATGAGATCGTGCGGCGCCGCCCGCCGGTGGTGTTCAACACGCTGGTCGGCAGCTCGAGCTATGATTTCATCCGCGCCTTCCATGCCGCGACCCTTGCTGCGGGTCTCGACATCCCGATGCTGAGCTGCAGCCTGTGCGAGCCCGAGCTCAAGATCGCAGGTCCCGCCTCGGCCGGCTGCATCACGTCGTCGGCTTATTTCGAGAGCATCCGCCTGCCCGAGAACCAGGCCTTCGTCGCGCGCTGGAAGGCGCGTCACGGCGACCACAGCATCCCGTCGGTGGACGGGCAATCCGCCTATGTCGCGGTCTATCTTTTGGCCCGCGCGCTGCAGCGCGCCGGCACGTCCGATATCGGCGAGGTGCGCCGCGCCGCAGCCGGCCATCGCTACAATTCGCCGCAAGGTCCGGTCTGGATCGACGGCAGCAACAACCACTGCGTCCTGACGCCGAGGCTCGCCGTCTCCAATGCCGAAGGACAGTTTGACATCTTCTGGGAAGCTGAAGCTCCGGTTAAGCCGGATCCCTATCTGACGCAGCTCGACATCGCCGCCAGCCCGGCAAGGGATGGAACGTCGCCGAATGCGCCGCATTTGCGGGTTGTAAAATGA
- a CDS encoding ANTAR domain-containing response regulator — MSKPSSFSLRGRKALVAIRDERDATIVRRQFERLGIDIVTWEPGANIDCRPDVTLIDDDFLPLTSAAQRASLGRSPVIALLGTETPSRLKLVLDLDPASFLVKPLRSAGIYAALVLAFERSERTSELKQQVVKLEQRLRSRRVVLAAVLQVMHTHALAEPAAFALIRRAAMEQRKTIEELSAEITAKGSLPAQRAKAL, encoded by the coding sequence ATGAGCAAGCCGTCGTCATTTTCGCTGCGCGGACGCAAGGCGCTCGTCGCCATCAGGGACGAGCGCGACGCCACCATCGTCAGGCGCCAGTTCGAGCGTCTCGGGATCGACATCGTCACATGGGAGCCCGGCGCCAACATCGACTGCCGGCCGGATGTGACGTTGATCGACGACGACTTCCTTCCGCTTACCTCGGCTGCGCAACGCGCGTCGCTTGGACGAAGTCCGGTCATCGCCCTGCTCGGCACCGAGACGCCGAGCCGGCTTAAGCTGGTGCTCGACCTCGATCCGGCCTCGTTCCTGGTCAAGCCGCTGCGCTCGGCCGGCATCTATGCCGCGCTCGTGCTGGCCTTCGAACGAAGCGAACGAACCAGCGAGCTGAAGCAACAGGTGGTGAAGCTCGAACAGCGTCTCCGATCGCGCCGCGTCGTGCTCGCCGCGGTCCTTCAGGTCATGCACACGCATGCGCTGGCCGAGCCGGCCGCCTTTGCGCTGATCCGGCGGGCTGCCATGGAACAGCGCAAGACCATCGAGGAGCTCTCGGCCGAGATCACGGCCAAGGGCTCCCTGCCTGCGCAACGAGCTAAAGCGCTCTAG